The Rhodopirellula halodulae genome includes the window GGAGCAATTGTTGTCCGGTGAGTTGCTGGGGATCGAAGGCAAAGCCCTGTTCAGCGAAGGTGAAATGCCCGCGGGTCAGTCTCGCTGGCTGGTCGAGTCGGTTCAGCCGGGCTCGTTGGCAGAACGGGCTGGCGCGAGCGAGGGGCAGGAATTGACCATCGCGTTGGATCCTTCCTATCGAGACCAGGTGCCGCTGGATCGTCCGGCCGAGGAAGCGTTGCCAGGAGTCATCTTGCTAAACGACGACGAAGTTATGGCGAGATTTTCGCCTCAGGAGTTGCCGCCGATTGCGGAACCCGTTTGGGGCACGCAGATTATCAGTTCCGTGTTCGCCGCAATCACGTTCGTGGTCCTGTTGTTGGTGGAACGAATTCTGCACAGGAAAGCCACGAGGTCGGGAACGAACGAAACGACGATGGCCGTCGATGAAACGGCGACCACGGAAGATCAGGCGTCCGCCCAACGCGGCCATGCGGGGTACAAACCTGGCGTGCTGATGTTGGTGGGTTTCATCGCGTACGGAGTGTTGCGAATCGTATTGGAATGGATTCGCGTGGACGAAAAAGGACAATTTGGAACCGCACTTTCGATCTCGCAGTGGGTCAGTTTGGTGGTGATCACGGCGAGTATTGTCACGCTGGTGATTCGGCTGCGAAGCGGATCATCGGGGACCACCGGGACGGCTGCGGTTTCCGCCACCGGGTGACATCTCGTGACAATGATTGACGATTCGAAATTCTCGGATACACCGACCCGTGAATCTCGACCTGCCAGCCAGCCGCACCGAACCGTCGTTTGAATGAATGCCATGAAGATCGCTTGTTTCAGCACCAAACCATACGACCAACACTTCCTGACGGCGGCTTCGGAGGACTCGCCACACGAGTTCCTGTTCCTGGAGCATCGTTTGGATGCGTCCACTGTGGTTCTGGCGGATGGATGCAATGCGGTCTGCGCGTTCGTCAATGACACGCTGGATCGATCGGTGTTGGAACAGTTGCGTGAAATGGGAGTTGGGTTGTTGGCCATGCGTTGCGCTGGGGTCAACAATGTCGATTTGGAAGCGGCCGCCGAATGTGGAGTGCGAGTCGTTCGCGTACCGCGATATTCGCCGTATGCGGTCGCGGAACACACCGTCGGATTGATTTTGACGCTGAACCGAAAGATTCACAAAGCTTACAACCGAGTCCGCGAGAACAACTTTTCGATCGATGGGTTTCTCGGTTTTGATTTGCACGGACGAACGTTCGGGGTGATTGGTACCGGAGCGATCGGTCGAGTGCTCGCGGGGATCATGAAGGGATTTGGTTGTCGGGTGCTTCTCTATGATCCGTATCCCAATGAAGAGGGCAGAAAGCTGGGGGAATACGTTGAGCTGGAACGATTGCTGGCCGAATCTGACTTGGTTTCGCTGCAGTGCCCGCTGACTCCGGAGACCTACCATTTGATTGATGCGGACCGGCTGAGCAAAATGAAACGCGGCGCGATGTTGGTCAACACATCGCGTGGTGGGCTGGTCGACACATCGGCCGCGATTGAAGGTTTGAAATCAGGACAGTTGGGCGGGTTTGCTTTGGACGTCTATGAAGAAGAAACGGGTGTGTTCTTCGAAGACCTTTCGCAACAAGTGGTCCAGGACGACGTGTTGTCACGACTGATGACCTTTCCCAACGTGTTGATCACTTCGCATCAGGCGTTTTTCACTCGAGAAGCATTGGAAACCATTGCTCAGACAACGATGGAAAGCATCGATGCGTTTGATGCTGGGCGAGCGTTGGACAACGAAGTGGTTGCTTCCTCATCATGACCTCTGTGCGTGTTCGAAGCGATGAATGGATGGATGACCCGGATTTGGATCCGGAGCGTCATCGACAGGCTTTGATTGGTTTGGCAAGGCTGAACCGAATCAGCTTGGTTTCGCGTGTTTTCTTTCCGCGATTGGCAAGGTTAGCCGGGAAACAGCCGGGGCGACCTTTGCGAGTGTTGGATGTTGCCAGTGGAAGTGCTGATCTTCCAATCAATTGGTTGGTACGTGCTAAGCGAGCGGGGTTGTCTTTGGAAGTCACCGCACTGGATCGCAGTGAGACCGCAATGCGAATCGCGGGCGAAAACGCGAAAGCGGCTGGGGTGACGTTGGGAACAACGGTCCGCGATTGTTTGGCCGATGGTTTGCCAACCGGATTTGATGTGGTTACGAATTCGTTGTTCATGCATCACCTGGAAAACCATCAGGCCGTGCGTTTGATTCAAGAGATGTGGAGGGCCAGTGAGCGGTCTGTGTTGATTTGCGATCTGGATCGATCGGCGATGAACTTGGCGTTGGTCGCGGTGGCTTCGCGAGTGGTGTCGCGCAGTGACGTTGTGCATCACGACGCCATCGAAAGTGTTCGCGGCGCGTTCAGTCGTCCCGAGTTCGCCTCGTTGATGCGGCAAGCGATGGGGTATGACATTCCCGTGCGGGTGTCGTTCCCGTGTCGTTTCTTGGCGGTGATTGATCAAGCCTGTGTGGCGGAGGTGGTGCAAAACTCTCGGCCGATTCTTTCGGGTGCCATTCCCTGATGGCATGGGGGCATTCCGGTCCACCGTCCAACGATCCGACCGATGAAAGAAAAACTGTCTGCCAAGACATCGGCCGCGTGGCGGTGATTGGTGGCGGGCCAGCGGGTAGCGCCGCGGCAACGCGACTGGCTCACCGTGGGGCAGAGGTGACGTTGTTCGAACGAGCTGAATTCCCGCGAGAGAAAGTGTGTGGGTGTTGCTTGGGAGCCGCCGGGTTGGCGGCGTTGGATGCAATCGGTGTTGGGCAATCCGTGCGTGAGCTCGGACAGCCCACGACATTCTTTCATGGTTACTTTCAAACCGGCCGGGGCGGAACGAGAGAAGAGCGAATTCATTCGACTCGCGGAGTCCGCATTCCAATCGTGCAAGGAACCGCTCTTTCGCGGTCGCAATTGGATTTGAATTTGTTGCGTTGGGCGGAGCAGGCCGGAGTCAACGTCCAGCAGCCTTGCGGAGCGACGATCGTGTCGCAGGATCCCAGTGGCGTTTGGGTGGAATCGGAATCGGGTGGATCTCAGCGATATGACTTGGTCGTGATCGCAACTGGACTGACCGGAAAGTTCAGGCAGTCTGGGGCGGCGGAGTTGGCTTGGAAGCAAACGCCTCATGGTCCGATGGGCATATCCACGCATTTGCCACGCCAGATTGCCGAAGAAATGGCGTGGCAATTGGAGGACGGTGAGATCCAAATGCACTGTGGCGAGGAAGGGTATGCGGGCGTGGTGCAGTTGCCCGGCGGTGACCTCGACATTGCGGCGGCGGTTCACGTGCGGCCCCGAAATTCAAAGGAAGATCATGCCGGGAAGCGAGCCATCGAGGCTGCCGTGGAGTCTTTGTTGTTGAATTCCAATGCGTTGAATTCGCGTCAATCGGATCGTTTGCGTCAATGGTTCGCCGAGGGGGCGAGCTGGCAAACAACGCCTGCGCTTCGACGAAAACGGGTCGCTGGAAACGGGCGCGTCGTGGCGATTGGTGATGCTGCCGGTTATGTTGAGCCCCTGACGGGAGAAGGCATGACTTGGGGAATTGAAAGCGGATTGGCGGTGGCGGATCTTTGGGCTTTGTATCAGTCCGGACGAATCACGGCTGACAAAGAACCTAATTTTGGTGCACACTGGCACGCACGAGCGACGAAGTTTCAAACCCGACGCCGCCGCCTTTGTGGTTGGGTCACCGGATGGGTTCGATATCGTCCGGCTCGCTGGTTGGCACGAGGTGGATTGCAACGTGCCGGTTGGTTGGCTGCTCCCTTCACACGTAGCCTCGCAATCGGACCACGATTCGAATCCACGACTACTCTTCAACGTCCACTCGCGAGCATCGCGGACGCATCCCATCGGACTCACCCCTCTTCATGACAGCTCAGATTCTTGCGATTGCGACGGCGCACCCGACGCATCAGGCCGATTTGGCATTCTCGACGCACTGCGCCCAAAGTATGTCGTGCGAGGACGAAACTCAGGCCAATAAACTCGCCAAATTGTATCGCCGCACGGGCGTGGACACTCGCGGAAGCGTGTTGGTAGAAAAAGGCGACGCGGGCGAGTTGACTCAATCGTTCTATCCTCCGTTGGTGGATGGAGACGATCGCGGTCCCACCATGGAAACTCGTAATGACCGTTTCGCGGCGGAGGCTCCCGCGTTGGCAACCCAAGCCGGTCAGCGAGCGATCGACGCCAGCGGCGTGAAGCCATCGGAGATCACGCATGTGGTGACGGTGACTTGCACCGGATTCAATGCTCCCGGCATCGACGTTCAATTGATCGAACGGTTGAACCTACCTGTGACAACCCAGCGTGTTCAGGTTGGATTCATGGGGTGCCACGGATTGATCAATGCCATGCGAACCGCGCGTGGCTTGGTTGCGGTGGAACCCGAGGCGGTGGTGTTGATCGTCTGTATTGAGCTTTGCAGTTTGCATTACCAATATGGTTATGACGCACAGCGGATCGTGTCGGGATCTCTGTTTGCCGATGGGTCAGCAGGATTGATCGTCGCTGGCGCAGAGTCCTCGAATCGCGATGGTCATTCGGATCCGATCGGCGAGATACTGACGGTGGGATCTTGTTTGATTCCTGATAGTCAAGACGCGATGACGTGGCGAATCGGTGACAATGGATTCATCATGACTTTGGAAGCCAGCGTGCCGGGATTCATCGAGGCCAACCTGCGTGGCTTCATGGAACCTTGGTTGGCGAAGGCCGGTTTGACTCTGGATCAGATCGGTGGCTGGGCCGTGCATCCCGGCGGTGTCCGGATTCTGCAATCGGTGGAAGTGGCACTCGGACTGGAACCGGACGCACTGGACATTTCCCGTGAGGTGCTTCGAGAGCACGGGAACATGTCGTCGGCCACGCTGGGCTTTGTATTGCAGAAATTCACGCAGCGCCGTGTCCCCGGACCGTGGCTGATGCTGGGGTTTGGTCCCGGTTTGGAAATCGAAGTCGCCGTGGTCCGCTGAGGTCTTCTGATCGGCTTCCGGCGAGGCTATCTTGGTGACATGAATATCACCAAATGCATTGATTCGTCAGGTCAGACCCGAGTGGCAGTGGTTGAAGACGACCGGTTGATCCCGCTGCAAACGACCGCTGAGTTGCCCACGTTGTCCGCGATTTTGGCGTCGGGAAACCCGAAAGCCGCGGCGGAAACGCTTGCAAGAGACGAACCGATCGCGATCGACGATTCGACGCGGTGGCTTCCGCCGATTGACCAGCAAGAAGTCTGGGCTGCTGGGGTGACGTACAAGCGAAGCCAAACGGCTCGGATGGAAGAATCCGAAGCGGCGGCGTCTTGTTATGACCAGGTCTACAACGCGGATCGGCCGGAGATTTTCTTCAAGGCCACGCCGTCACGTGTCAGTGGCCACGGCCAACCACTCCGCATTCGTGTGGACGCCAAGTGGAATGTGCCGGAACCCGAGATCACGCTGGTGCTCAGTCCGACGTTGAAGATCGTCGGGCTAACCGTCGGCAACGACATGAGTTCGCGAGACATTGAGGGCGAGAACCCGCTCTATTTGCCGCAAGCGAAGTGCTATGACCAGTGTGCGGGGTTGGGACCATGGATCACTCTGTTTGATGAGTTGCCAAGTGTCGACGCGATCACGGTGGACTTGAAAATCGTGCGTGATGGCGACGTGGTGTTTGATCAGTCCACCTCGGCCGCTGAAATGGCTCGTAAGTTTGACGATCTGGTGCAGTGGTTGGGACGCGACAACACGATGGCGGACGGGGCGTTCCTGATGACAGGAACGGGGATCGTTCCGACCAGCGATTTCACGCTGCATCCTGACGATGTGGTCAACATCACGATTGGTTGTGTGGGCACGTTGTCCAATCGCATTGTCCAAGGGCCAACGTCTTAAACCCGAGCGTTGGTTGGGCTCGTGATGGATTTCGATTCCGAGCATCACGCGAAGCGAGATGTGATCTCGCAAAGCCGCTTGCCTTTGGCGTGTTGGTGGAACGTGTTGTCGTTGGACGCCGTCACCGTCGCGGTGCTGTGGCAAGCTGTTTTCTTGCTCTCGTTTTGTGACCGTCTGCCTGAGCCACACGAATCGTTTTCGTTGGGGGCGGTTGTTTGGTTGATCTATGTCGCGGATCGTTTGCTGGACGGATCGCGATTGAACCTGAGTGAGCCTCATTTGGTCCGGCACCGAATGCATCACGATTTCGCGAGACGGTGGATCATCGCGTGGTGTTTGGTGCTGGCGTCGGCGTGTGCCGTGGTCGTCGCATGGTTAGACGCGGCGAT containing:
- a CDS encoding 2-hydroxyacid dehydrogenase, encoding MKIACFSTKPYDQHFLTAASEDSPHEFLFLEHRLDASTVVLADGCNAVCAFVNDTLDRSVLEQLREMGVGLLAMRCAGVNNVDLEAAAECGVRVVRVPRYSPYAVAEHTVGLILTLNRKIHKAYNRVRENNFSIDGFLGFDLHGRTFGVIGTGAIGRVLAGIMKGFGCRVLLYDPYPNEEGRKLGEYVELERLLAESDLVSLQCPLTPETYHLIDADRLSKMKRGAMLVNTSRGGLVDTSAAIEGLKSGQLGGFALDVYEEETGVFFEDLSQQVVQDDVLSRLMTFPNVLITSHQAFFTREALETIAQTTMESIDAFDAGRALDNEVVASSS
- a CDS encoding NAD(P)/FAD-dependent oxidoreductase, with amino-acid sequence MAWGHSGPPSNDPTDERKTVCQDIGRVAVIGGGPAGSAAATRLAHRGAEVTLFERAEFPREKVCGCCLGAAGLAALDAIGVGQSVRELGQPTTFFHGYFQTGRGGTREERIHSTRGVRIPIVQGTALSRSQLDLNLLRWAEQAGVNVQQPCGATIVSQDPSGVWVESESGGSQRYDLVVIATGLTGKFRQSGAAELAWKQTPHGPMGISTHLPRQIAEEMAWQLEDGEIQMHCGEEGYAGVVQLPGGDLDIAAAVHVRPRNSKEDHAGKRAIEAAVESLLLNSNALNSRQSDRLRQWFAEGASWQTTPALRRKRVAGNGRVVAIGDAAGYVEPLTGEGMTWGIESGLAVADLWALYQSGRITADKEPNFGAHWHARATKFQTRRRRLCGWVTGWVRYRPARWLARGGLQRAGWLAAPFTRSLAIGPRFESTTTLQRPLASIADASHRTHPSS
- a CDS encoding type III polyketide synthase produces the protein MTAQILAIATAHPTHQADLAFSTHCAQSMSCEDETQANKLAKLYRRTGVDTRGSVLVEKGDAGELTQSFYPPLVDGDDRGPTMETRNDRFAAEAPALATQAGQRAIDASGVKPSEITHVVTVTCTGFNAPGIDVQLIERLNLPVTTQRVQVGFMGCHGLINAMRTARGLVAVEPEAVVLIVCIELCSLHYQYGYDAQRIVSGSLFADGSAGLIVAGAESSNRDGHSDPIGEILTVGSCLIPDSQDAMTWRIGDNGFIMTLEASVPGFIEANLRGFMEPWLAKAGLTLDQIGGWAVHPGGVRILQSVEVALGLEPDALDISREVLREHGNMSSATLGFVLQKFTQRRVPGPWLMLGFGPGLEIEVAVVR
- a CDS encoding fumarylacetoacetate hydrolase family protein, with amino-acid sequence MNITKCIDSSGQTRVAVVEDDRLIPLQTTAELPTLSAILASGNPKAAAETLARDEPIAIDDSTRWLPPIDQQEVWAAGVTYKRSQTARMEESEAAASCYDQVYNADRPEIFFKATPSRVSGHGQPLRIRVDAKWNVPEPEITLVLSPTLKIVGLTVGNDMSSRDIEGENPLYLPQAKCYDQCAGLGPWITLFDELPSVDAITVDLKIVRDGDVVFDQSTSAAEMARKFDDLVQWLGRDNTMADGAFLMTGTGIVPTSDFTLHPDDVVNITIGCVGTLSNRIVQGPTS
- a CDS encoding methyltransferase domain-containing protein; protein product: MTSVRVRSDEWMDDPDLDPERHRQALIGLARLNRISLVSRVFFPRLARLAGKQPGRPLRVLDVASGSADLPINWLVRAKRAGLSLEVTALDRSETAMRIAGENAKAAGVTLGTTVRDCLADGLPTGFDVVTNSLFMHHLENHQAVRLIQEMWRASERSVLICDLDRSAMNLALVAVASRVVSRSDVVHHDAIESVRGAFSRPEFASLMRQAMGYDIPVRVSFPCRFLAVIDQACVAEVVQNSRPILSGAIP